A portion of the Burkholderia pseudomultivorans genome contains these proteins:
- a CDS encoding sulfatase-like hydrolase/transferase yields MPDPITPVDSPEARLLPDSRRRTFLKASGAAAVTAAIAPSATRAAETTEHTAATRSPSTLPNLPPGYNILFVLVDQERYFDAWPVSVPGRERLAKSGVSFINHQIAACVCSPSRSTIYTGQHMQHTGVFDNAGLPWQPDMPTSIRTVGHMMKDAGYQAVYVGKWHLSATLHESNSPYDAPVAEYNKAMRAYGFDDYFGVGDLVGSAHGGYNFDGVTAQAAISWMREQRRNAAGAKPWFLAVNLVNPHDAMWLNTDPVGRPNGSGLIPTRPAPDTRLYDARWDQVPLPASRRQPLASPDRPKAHAMYAAAHEALIGRIEFDDATVKRYQDYYLNCIRDCDRHVERLLDELDDLGIADRTIVVLTSDHGDLAGHHQMIDKGANAYRQQNHVPMLVRHPAYRGGKTCRALTSHLDVAPTLVALTGASADTVARVVGPDAKGSSFAHLLAQPERADLHAIRDATLFNYAMLLYYDSEWMLAEFKTMRERGVPPAEMHARAAALQPDLAQRGAIRSVFDGRYRFSRYFALSAFNEPETLDDLLANNDLELFDLYVDPDEMHNLATRPELHRALLMEMNAKLNRLIRQEVGRDDLSSLPFRDGRLQFQFRAHA; encoded by the coding sequence ATGCCCGACCCGATCACCCCTGTCGACTCGCCGGAAGCTCGCCTGCTGCCCGACAGCCGGCGCCGCACGTTTCTCAAAGCGTCGGGCGCCGCCGCCGTGACGGCAGCCATCGCGCCGAGCGCGACGAGGGCCGCCGAAACCACGGAGCACACCGCCGCGACCCGTTCCCCCTCGACGCTGCCGAACCTGCCGCCGGGCTACAACATCCTCTTCGTGCTGGTCGACCAGGAGCGCTATTTCGACGCATGGCCCGTCAGCGTGCCGGGGCGTGAGCGGCTCGCGAAGAGCGGCGTCAGCTTCATCAATCACCAGATCGCCGCCTGCGTGTGTTCGCCGTCGCGCTCCACGATCTACACCGGACAGCACATGCAGCACACGGGCGTATTCGACAACGCCGGGCTGCCGTGGCAGCCGGACATGCCGACGTCGATTCGAACCGTCGGGCACATGATGAAGGACGCCGGCTATCAGGCCGTGTACGTCGGCAAATGGCATCTGAGCGCGACGCTGCACGAATCGAATTCGCCGTACGACGCACCGGTGGCCGAATACAACAAGGCCATGCGCGCATACGGCTTCGACGATTATTTCGGTGTCGGCGACCTCGTGGGTTCCGCGCATGGCGGCTACAACTTCGATGGCGTGACCGCCCAGGCCGCGATCAGCTGGATGCGCGAGCAGCGGCGCAATGCCGCCGGCGCGAAGCCGTGGTTTCTGGCGGTCAACCTCGTCAATCCGCATGACGCGATGTGGCTCAACACCGATCCGGTGGGGCGTCCGAATGGATCGGGCCTGATTCCGACCCGCCCCGCGCCGGATACGCGGCTTTACGATGCGCGCTGGGACCAGGTGCCGTTGCCGGCATCGCGTCGCCAGCCACTCGCGTCGCCGGACCGGCCGAAGGCGCATGCGATGTATGCGGCTGCGCACGAGGCGCTGATCGGCCGGATCGAATTCGACGATGCGACGGTGAAGCGTTATCAGGATTACTACCTGAATTGCATTCGCGACTGCGATCGGCACGTCGAGCGCCTGCTCGACGAACTCGACGATCTCGGAATCGCCGATCGCACGATCGTCGTGCTGACCTCCGATCATGGCGACCTCGCGGGCCATCACCAGATGATCGACAAGGGGGCGAATGCCTATCGCCAACAGAATCACGTGCCGATGCTGGTCAGGCATCCGGCCTACCGCGGCGGCAAGACCTGCCGCGCGCTGACGTCGCACCTCGACGTCGCGCCGACGCTGGTGGCGTTGACCGGCGCGTCGGCCGATACGGTTGCCCGCGTCGTCGGCCCCGACGCGAAGGGCAGCAGCTTCGCGCATTTGCTCGCGCAGCCCGAGCGCGCCGACCTGCATGCGATTCGCGACGCAACGCTGTTCAATTACGCGATGCTGCTCTATTACGACAGCGAGTGGATGCTGGCCGAATTCAAGACGATGCGCGAACGCGGCGTGCCGCCTGCGGAGATGCACGCGCGCGCGGCCGCGTTGCAGCCGGATCTGGCCCAGCGCGGCGCGATCCGCAGCGTGTTCGACGGCCGCTATCGGTTCAGCCGCTACTTTGCGCTGTCGGCATTCAACGAACCGGAGACGCTGGACGATCTGCTGGCGAACAACGATCTGGAGCTGTTCGATCTATACGTCGATCCGGACGAAATGCACAACCTGGCGACGCGTCCGGAACTGCATCGCGCATTGCTGATGGAGATGAATGCGAAACTGAATCGACTGATCCGGCAGGAAGTCGGCCGCGACGATCTGTCGAGCCTGCCGTTCAGGGACGGGCGGTTGCAGTTCCAGTTCAGGGCGCATGCGTGA
- a CDS encoding MFS transporter, with translation MSSPSICPSLPDTRKTASEALPAGVSPRSAAYKRIAFALFLAGFATFSLLYCVQPLLPAFAREFALGAASSSLSLSLSTGMLAVSILCAGALSERVGRRGLMFASMTLAALFNVLAALAPNWNLLLVWRALEGFALGGVPAVAMAYLAEEIAADGLGFSMGLYVGGTAFGGMVGRIGMSALEEHFSWRTAMLTIGVVDLVAAVAFVMLLPPSRRFVKRTDLTLRHHVRLWREQLRHPRLPFVFAIGFLVMGAFVTIYNYAGFRLTAAPFNLSSTECGLIFGAYLFGMVSSSSAGALADRLGRAPVLVSGLLVFAAGLALTLSHSLVAIIVGIVLVTIGFFIAHAVASGWVGQLAGAAKGHAASLYLLAYYVGSSVLGSIGGAFWQHRAWAGVAAYVAVLLVIGLLAARRLRPA, from the coding sequence ATGTCCTCCCCTTCGATTTGCCCGTCCCTGCCGGATACGCGGAAAACCGCGTCCGAGGCACTGCCCGCCGGCGTGTCGCCGCGCTCGGCCGCGTACAAGCGCATCGCGTTCGCGCTGTTCCTCGCCGGCTTCGCCACCTTCTCGCTGCTGTACTGCGTGCAGCCGCTGCTGCCCGCGTTCGCACGCGAGTTCGCGCTCGGCGCGGCGTCGAGTTCGCTGTCGCTATCGCTGTCGACCGGCATGCTGGCGGTTTCGATCCTCTGCGCGGGCGCGCTGTCCGAACGCGTCGGCCGGCGCGGGCTGATGTTCGCGTCGATGACGCTGGCCGCGCTGTTCAACGTGCTCGCGGCGCTTGCGCCGAACTGGAACCTGCTGCTGGTCTGGCGGGCGCTCGAAGGGTTCGCGCTGGGCGGCGTGCCGGCGGTCGCGATGGCCTATCTCGCGGAAGAAATCGCCGCAGACGGACTGGGTTTCTCGATGGGACTCTACGTCGGCGGAACCGCGTTCGGCGGCATGGTCGGGCGGATCGGCATGAGCGCGCTCGAAGAACATTTCTCGTGGCGCACGGCGATGCTGACGATCGGCGTCGTCGATCTCGTCGCGGCGGTCGCGTTCGTGATGCTGTTGCCGCCTTCGCGGCGCTTCGTGAAGCGCACCGATCTGACGCTGCGCCACCACGTTCGGCTGTGGCGCGAGCAACTGCGTCATCCGCGGCTGCCGTTCGTCTTTGCGATCGGCTTCCTGGTGATGGGCGCGTTCGTGACGATCTACAACTATGCAGGATTCCGTCTGACGGCGGCGCCGTTCAACCTGAGCTCGACCGAGTGCGGGCTGATCTTCGGCGCGTACCTGTTCGGGATGGTGTCGTCGTCGAGTGCGGGCGCGCTCGCCGACCGGCTCGGGCGGGCGCCGGTGCTCGTCAGCGGCCTGCTGGTGTTCGCGGCGGGCCTCGCGCTGACGCTGTCGCATTCGCTCGTCGCGATTATCGTCGGCATCGTGCTCGTCACGATCGGCTTCTTCATCGCGCATGCGGTCGCGAGCGGCTGGGTCGGCCAGCTCGCGGGCGCCGCGAAAGGGCACGCCGCTTCGCTGTATCTGCTCGCCTACTATGTCGGGTCGAGCGTGCTCGGGTCGATCGGCGGCGCATTCTGGCAACACCGCGCATGGGCGGGTGTCGCGGCGTATGTCGCGGTGCTGCTCGTTATCGGCCTGCTGGCCGCGCGTCGCCTGCGCCCTGCGTAA
- a CDS encoding LysR family transcriptional regulator, with protein sequence MELRHLRYFLAVAAASNFTKAAEALGIGQPPLSQQIKALESELGVELFRRTARGAELTPAGEVFAEEARRVLDDAERASRAARRAARGEIGHLRVGFTGTAAFNSKVSDLIRRFREAFPDAELTLQEATSGVLLEALEAGRLDVAIVRPERRVAATLRVSDWDEEPMFVALPVAHRLARRRHIDLAELADESFVQVPREAGSALFDDIVAACKAAGFEPRMAQPAPQIASAVTLVAAGLGVSIVPKAITQVQVAGVAYRPIAGNGLRARLAITSRSDDPSAVVRNFLQLAGQA encoded by the coding sequence ATGGAACTTCGGCATCTCCGATATTTTCTGGCCGTGGCGGCCGCATCGAATTTCACGAAGGCGGCGGAAGCGCTCGGCATCGGCCAGCCGCCGTTGAGCCAGCAGATCAAGGCGCTCGAGAGCGAACTCGGCGTGGAACTGTTCAGGCGGACCGCGCGCGGCGCCGAGCTGACGCCGGCGGGCGAGGTGTTCGCCGAAGAAGCGCGGCGCGTGCTCGACGATGCCGAGCGGGCGTCACGGGCGGCGAGGCGAGCCGCGCGCGGGGAAATCGGGCATCTGCGGGTCGGCTTCACCGGGACGGCGGCGTTCAATTCGAAAGTGTCGGATCTGATTCGCCGCTTTCGGGAGGCGTTTCCGGATGCGGAGCTGACGCTGCAGGAAGCGACCTCGGGCGTGCTGTTGGAGGCGCTGGAGGCCGGGCGCCTCGACGTCGCGATCGTGCGGCCGGAACGTCGGGTCGCCGCGACGCTGCGCGTGTCGGACTGGGACGAGGAGCCGATGTTCGTCGCGCTGCCGGTTGCGCATCGACTGGCGCGGCGTCGCCATATCGATCTGGCCGAACTGGCCGACGAGTCGTTCGTGCAGGTGCCGCGGGAAGCCGGCAGCGCGCTGTTCGACGATATCGTCGCCGCGTGCAAGGCGGCCGGATTCGAGCCGCGCATGGCGCAGCCCGCGCCGCAAATCGCGTCCGCGGTGACGCTGGTCGCGGCCGGGCTCGGCGTTTCCATCGTGCCGAAGGCGATTACGCAGGTGCAGGTCGCGGGCGTGGCCTATCGGCCGATAGCCGGCAACGGGCTGCGTGCCAGGCTCGCGATCACGTCGCGGTCCGATGACCCGTCTGCCGTCGTCCGCAACTTTCTGCAGCTTGCCGGTCAGGCGTAA
- a CDS encoding response regulator transcription factor, with protein sequence MDHPKRILIVEDDADIADVLSLHLRDERYEVVHSADGAEGLRLLEQGGWDALILDLMLPGVDGLEICRRARAMTRYTPIIITSARSSEVHRILGLELGADDYLAKPFSVLELVARVKALLRRVDALARDSRIDAGTLDIAGLSIDPIAREASVDGARIDLTPREFDLLYFFARHPGKVFSRMDLLNAVWGYRHEGYEHTVNTHINRLRAKIEADPAEPVRILTVWGRGYKLAAPDQRDAS encoded by the coding sequence ATGGACCATCCGAAACGCATCCTGATCGTCGAGGACGATGCCGACATCGCCGACGTGCTGAGCCTGCACCTGCGCGACGAGCGCTATGAAGTCGTGCACAGCGCGGACGGCGCGGAAGGGCTGCGCCTGCTCGAACAGGGCGGCTGGGACGCATTGATTCTCGACCTGATGCTGCCGGGCGTCGACGGCCTCGAAATCTGCCGGCGCGCCCGCGCGATGACGCGCTATACGCCGATCATCATCACCAGCGCGCGCTCGAGCGAGGTGCACCGGATCCTCGGCCTCGAACTCGGCGCGGACGACTATCTGGCCAAGCCTTTTTCGGTGCTGGAACTCGTCGCACGCGTCAAGGCGCTGCTGCGGCGCGTCGACGCGCTCGCGCGCGATTCGCGGATCGACGCGGGCACGCTCGACATCGCCGGGCTGTCGATCGACCCGATCGCGCGCGAGGCGAGCGTCGACGGCGCGCGCATCGACCTCACGCCGCGCGAGTTCGACCTGCTGTATTTCTTCGCGCGGCATCCGGGCAAGGTGTTCTCGCGGATGGACCTGCTCAATGCCGTGTGGGGCTATCGGCACGAAGGCTACGAGCACACGGTCAACACCCATATCAACCGCCTGCGCGCGAAGATCGAGGCCGACCCGGCCGAGCCCGTGCGGATCCTCACCGTATGGGGACGCGGCTACAAGCTCGCGGCGCCGGACCAGCGGGACGCATCATGA
- a CDS encoding sensor histidine kinase, which yields MKLSLTRRLSLVFSVLLLACSGASAWLQIRANDMREKEVVQALSRDLAANIVNSTPLMDANGLRPDAVRTLFGQLMGVNPSVEVYLLDNAGRIKGDDAPPGHVKRDRVDLAPVQRFIAGDPLPILGDDPRSPDARKVFSAAPLQRAGQPPSGYIYVVLLGEAHDRLAARVDAGNVLRTTLWSMALVALLGLLAGLTAFSFITRPLRRLTDAMRRFDANAAPDTQPPVPRSPPGTRGDDIAVLESAFAQMADRIGEQWRALTRQDQQRRELIANISHDLRTPLTSLHGYLETLSLKADTLGEPDRRRYLSIALAQSAKVGRLAQALFELARLESGGVQPERELFSIVDLVQDVFQKFELAAQARDIALHARMPPRVPTVWADLGMIERVLTNLIDNALRHTPVHGEVEVALEPRGDRVIVTVSDTGAGIPAERREGLFQRPQRPMSGGAARSGGLGLLIVHRMLALNGSAIRLVDRDGRGAVFEFALAAAAPAVADNPSSPGDEPR from the coding sequence ATGAAGCTCTCGCTCACCCGGCGGCTGTCGCTCGTGTTCTCGGTGCTGCTGCTCGCGTGCTCGGGCGCGTCGGCGTGGCTGCAGATCCGCGCGAACGACATGCGCGAGAAGGAAGTCGTGCAGGCGCTGTCGCGCGACCTCGCCGCCAATATCGTCAACAGCACGCCGCTGATGGACGCGAACGGGCTGCGTCCGGATGCGGTGCGAACGCTGTTCGGCCAGTTGATGGGCGTGAACCCGAGCGTCGAGGTGTACCTGCTCGACAACGCGGGGCGCATCAAGGGCGACGACGCGCCGCCCGGCCACGTGAAGCGCGACCGCGTCGATCTCGCGCCGGTGCAGCGCTTCATCGCCGGCGACCCGCTGCCGATCCTCGGCGACGATCCGCGCAGCCCCGACGCGCGCAAGGTGTTCAGCGCGGCCCCGCTGCAGCGCGCGGGGCAGCCGCCGTCGGGCTACATCTACGTGGTGCTGCTCGGCGAGGCGCACGACCGGCTCGCCGCGCGCGTCGACGCGGGCAACGTGCTGCGCACCACGCTGTGGTCGATGGCGCTCGTGGCGCTGCTCGGCCTGCTTGCGGGCTTGACCGCGTTCAGCTTCATCACGCGTCCGCTGCGCCGGCTGACCGATGCGATGCGCCGGTTCGACGCGAATGCCGCGCCCGACACGCAACCGCCGGTGCCGCGCTCGCCGCCCGGCACGCGCGGTGACGACATCGCGGTGCTCGAATCGGCGTTCGCGCAGATGGCGGACCGGATCGGCGAACAGTGGCGCGCGCTGACGCGCCAGGACCAGCAGCGGCGCGAACTGATCGCCAACATCTCGCACGACCTGCGCACGCCGCTGACGTCGCTGCACGGCTATCTGGAGACGCTGTCGCTGAAGGCCGACACGCTCGGCGAGCCCGACCGGCGCCGCTACCTGTCGATCGCGCTGGCGCAAAGCGCGAAGGTCGGCCGGCTCGCGCAGGCGCTGTTCGAGCTCGCGCGGCTCGAATCGGGCGGCGTGCAGCCCGAGCGCGAGCTGTTCTCGATCGTCGATCTGGTGCAGGACGTGTTCCAGAAGTTCGAGCTGGCCGCGCAGGCGCGCGACATCGCGCTGCATGCGCGGATGCCGCCGCGCGTGCCGACGGTGTGGGCCGATCTCGGGATGATCGAGCGCGTGCTGACCAACCTGATCGACAACGCGTTGCGGCACACGCCCGTGCACGGCGAGGTCGAGGTCGCGCTCGAGCCGCGCGGCGACCGCGTGATCGTGACCGTGTCCGATACCGGTGCGGGGATTCCCGCGGAGCGGCGCGAAGGGCTGTTCCAGCGACCGCAGCGGCCGATGAGCGGCGGCGCGGCGCGCAGCGGCGGGCTCGGCCTGCTGATCGTGCACCGGATGCTGGCGCTCAACGGCAGCGCGATCCGGCTCGTCGATCGCGACGGCCGCGGCGCGGTGTTCGAGTTCGCGCTGGCGGCGGCCGCGCCGGCGGTGGCCGACAATCCGTCGTCGCCGGGCGACGAGCCGCGCTGA
- a CDS encoding AraC family transcriptional regulator, which produces MSRSALPNPTAAHTDGPPVHALRDRRYSPAKLAVLVEVAAQAGLEPAAVLDGTGLDPAAVADPFTLTSSLQFLTAARNVTRRYAGTDLGVRVGRLLHASSYGMYGYAMLCSESLAHAFDSAVKYHQLANGMLAIRWVEQGDTASWLFPDQHEVALPDLDTPLYRFLIDMQFALHVTIIKDVMGAWCVPARAQFAQPRPPHAALLSDALECPVAFDQPHHMLSYPAAWLTRAPQLANPITAAQVSSHCARLLEEFRSQSGVTRRVYQELTRTPGQFPDIDAIADLLCMTSRTLRRKLEAEGTSYSELLTSVRKALAIDYLSTTTLSTEDIALTLGFSDAVGFRHAFKRWTGTTPSDVRRKRGG; this is translated from the coding sequence ATGTCGCGCAGTGCGCTCCCGAACCCGACCGCCGCCCACACGGACGGCCCGCCCGTCCACGCGTTGCGCGACCGGCGCTATTCGCCGGCGAAGCTGGCCGTGCTGGTCGAAGTCGCCGCGCAGGCCGGCCTCGAGCCGGCGGCCGTGCTCGACGGGACGGGCCTCGATCCGGCCGCGGTCGCCGATCCGTTTACGCTCACGTCGTCGCTGCAGTTCCTGACGGCCGCGCGCAACGTGACGCGCCGCTATGCCGGCACCGATCTCGGCGTGCGCGTCGGCCGCCTGCTGCATGCATCGAGCTACGGGATGTACGGCTACGCGATGCTGTGCTCGGAATCCCTCGCCCATGCGTTCGACTCGGCCGTCAAGTATCACCAGCTCGCAAACGGCATGCTGGCGATCCGCTGGGTCGAACAGGGCGACACCGCGTCGTGGCTGTTTCCCGACCAGCACGAAGTAGCGCTGCCCGACCTCGATACGCCGCTGTACCGCTTCCTGATCGACATGCAGTTCGCGCTGCACGTGACGATCATCAAGGACGTGATGGGCGCGTGGTGCGTGCCGGCGCGCGCGCAGTTCGCGCAGCCGCGGCCGCCGCACGCCGCGCTGCTGTCCGATGCGCTCGAATGCCCGGTCGCGTTCGACCAGCCGCATCACATGCTCAGCTACCCGGCCGCGTGGCTGACGCGCGCGCCGCAGCTCGCGAATCCGATCACGGCCGCGCAGGTGTCGTCGCACTGCGCGCGCCTGCTCGAGGAATTCCGCAGCCAGTCGGGCGTCACGCGGCGCGTATACCAGGAACTCACGCGCACGCCCGGCCAGTTTCCCGACATCGACGCGATCGCCGACCTTCTCTGCATGACGTCGCGTACGCTGCGCCGCAAGCTCGAAGCCGAAGGTACGTCGTACAGCGAACTATTGACGAGCGTGCGCAAGGCGCTCGCGATCGACTACCTGAGCACGACCACGCTGAGCACCGAGGACATCGCGCTGACGCTCGGCTTCAGCGACGCAGTCGGGTTCCGCCACGCATTCAAGCGCTGGACCGGCACGACGCCGAGCGACGTGCGGCGCAAGCGCGGCGGCTAG
- a CDS encoding AMP-binding protein, whose protein sequence is MTKRHWIGSYGAIPAEIDPDRHPSLSALLDDAMRRFADRPAFHAFGRTLTYADVDRQSTALAAYLQQVAGVRKGDRVAVMLPNVLAFPVVFVAVTKIGAVQVNINPLYTARELEHQLDDAGVEVAVVCGGSMRTFADVVGRSRVRTVLSVGRGDLGVVDAPAGACDALPPGSIALADAIAAGASLTYEPVELGGGDLLLLQYTGGTTGLSKGAALSHRNLVANIAQFDAIVPASRRPGEEVVVTAIPLYHIFALTVNFLSYFAIGAENWLVANPRDMDAFIDVLKAARPTVFVGVNTLYAALAGHPRLGEVDWSRLTLSAGGGAAVIDVISARWKAVTGNFIREGYGLSETSPVVSFNPQFIDAFTGSTGLPLPSTDVKLLDERDGEAAIGEPGEICVKGPQVMAGYWRQPDANAAAFTDDGYFRTGDIGVFDAAGFLRIVDRKKDMILVSGFNVYPNEVEAVATALPGVVECACIGVPDERTGEAVKLFVVLAPDAAVTEAEIVAHCRANLAAYKAPKLVRIVEQLPKSTVGKILRRELSRAD, encoded by the coding sequence ATGACGAAGAGACACTGGATCGGCTCGTATGGCGCGATCCCCGCCGAGATCGACCCCGATCGCCATCCTTCCCTGAGCGCGCTGCTGGACGACGCGATGCGCCGTTTCGCCGACCGTCCGGCATTCCACGCATTCGGCCGCACGCTGACCTATGCGGACGTCGACCGCCAGTCGACCGCGCTGGCCGCCTACCTGCAGCAGGTCGCGGGCGTGCGCAAGGGCGATCGCGTGGCCGTGATGCTGCCAAATGTGCTGGCGTTTCCGGTCGTGTTCGTCGCCGTCACGAAAATCGGCGCGGTCCAGGTCAACATCAACCCGCTCTACACCGCGCGCGAACTCGAACATCAGCTCGACGATGCCGGCGTCGAGGTGGCCGTGGTCTGCGGCGGCTCGATGCGCACGTTCGCCGACGTGGTCGGCCGCTCGCGCGTGCGGACCGTGCTGAGCGTCGGCCGTGGCGATCTCGGCGTCGTCGATGCGCCGGCCGGCGCATGCGACGCGCTGCCGCCCGGCTCGATCGCGCTCGCGGACGCGATCGCCGCCGGCGCGTCGCTGACGTACGAACCGGTCGAGCTGGGCGGCGGCGACCTGCTGCTGTTGCAGTACACGGGCGGCACGACCGGGCTGTCGAAGGGTGCCGCGCTGTCGCACCGCAACCTCGTCGCGAACATCGCGCAGTTCGACGCGATCGTGCCGGCCTCGCGGCGGCCGGGCGAGGAGGTCGTCGTCACGGCGATCCCGCTGTACCACATCTTCGCGCTGACGGTGAACTTCCTGTCCTATTTCGCGATCGGCGCGGAAAACTGGCTGGTCGCGAACCCGCGCGACATGGACGCGTTCATCGACGTGCTGAAGGCTGCGCGGCCGACGGTGTTCGTCGGCGTCAACACGCTGTATGCGGCGCTCGCCGGCCATCCGCGGCTGGGCGAAGTCGACTGGTCGCGGCTGACGCTGTCGGCCGGCGGCGGCGCGGCGGTGATCGACGTGATCTCGGCGCGCTGGAAGGCGGTCACGGGCAACTTCATCCGCGAGGGATACGGGCTGTCGGAAACCTCGCCCGTGGTGTCGTTCAATCCGCAGTTCATCGATGCGTTCACGGGCAGCACGGGCCTGCCGCTGCCGTCCACCGACGTGAAGCTGCTCGACGAGCGCGATGGCGAGGCGGCGATCGGCGAGCCGGGCGAGATCTGCGTGAAGGGACCGCAAGTGATGGCCGGCTACTGGCGGCAGCCGGACGCGAACGCGGCCGCCTTCACCGACGACGGCTATTTCCGCACCGGCGATATCGGCGTGTTCGACGCGGCGGGTTTCCTGCGGATCGTCGACCGCAAGAAGGACATGATCCTCGTGTCGGGCTTCAACGTGTATCCGAACGAGGTGGAAGCGGTCGCGACCGCGCTGCCGGGTGTGGTCGAATGCGCGTGCATCGGCGTGCCGGACGAGCGCACCGGAGAGGCCGTCAAGCTGTTCGTCGTGCTCGCGCCGGACGCGGCCGTGACCGAGGCCGAGATCGTCGCGCATTGTCGCGCGAACCTGGCGGCCTACAAGGCGCCGAAACTCGTGCGCATCGTCGAGCAGTTGCCGAAGTCGACGGTCGGCAAGATCCTGCGCCGCGAACTGAGCCGCGCGGACTGA
- a CDS encoding AraC family transcriptional regulator, whose product MAPPRRAPAPARAGATKARRKPLKYNASGSIDGDAMTGSDSPSARPGRALPSPSATVPISLVNGFLASAGVQHDVVERYLREAGIPSELRAEPHARVTEEQFSTLYRTLAIDLDDEMPGIFSRPLRGGTLKYLCLSLLDARNLETAQHRFGQFFHILLDDFFVESKRDGLVAQVLLRPNPAVGPIGALGQELMLKLVHGVCSWLIGQRIPLLQIEFACPRPRHAIDHLYFFPGPVQFDCERTLMRFSADYLDAPIRQSKRNLSKFLARAPGDWIFESFSEQRVCHRVRQYLSGALPDLPAIEQAAEHLHCSVRTLSRHLAAEGTTYQVLKDELRRDIAIQRLTDTPDTIAAIGADIGFDDPSAFHRAFRHWTGSTPGTYRRRA is encoded by the coding sequence ATGGCGCCGCCGCGTCGCGCGCCTGCGCCGGCGCGTGCCGGCGCCACGAAGGCCCGGAGAAAGCCGCTCAAGTACAATGCGAGCGGTTCGATCGACGGGGACGCGATGACCGGCTCAGATTCACCTTCCGCCCGGCCCGGGCGTGCGCTGCCGTCGCCAAGCGCGACGGTGCCGATTTCGCTCGTCAACGGGTTCCTGGCGAGCGCGGGCGTGCAGCACGACGTCGTCGAGCGCTACCTGCGCGAGGCCGGGATTCCGAGCGAATTGCGCGCGGAGCCGCATGCGCGCGTGACCGAGGAGCAGTTCTCGACGCTGTACCGCACGCTCGCGATCGACCTCGACGACGAGATGCCCGGCATCTTCTCGCGCCCGCTGCGCGGCGGCACGCTGAAGTACCTGTGCCTGAGCCTGCTCGATGCGCGCAACCTCGAAACGGCGCAGCATCGCTTCGGCCAGTTCTTCCATATCCTGCTCGACGATTTCTTCGTCGAATCGAAGCGCGACGGCCTCGTCGCGCAGGTGCTGCTGCGGCCGAACCCGGCCGTCGGGCCGATCGGCGCGCTCGGCCAGGAGCTGATGCTGAAGCTCGTGCACGGCGTGTGTTCCTGGCTGATCGGGCAGCGGATTCCGCTGCTGCAGATCGAGTTCGCATGCCCGCGGCCGCGCCATGCGATCGACCACCTGTATTTTTTCCCGGGCCCCGTGCAGTTCGACTGCGAGCGTACGCTGATGCGCTTCAGCGCCGACTATCTCGACGCGCCGATCCGGCAGAGCAAGCGCAACCTCAGCAAGTTCCTCGCGCGCGCGCCCGGCGACTGGATCTTCGAATCGTTCAGCGAGCAGCGCGTGTGCCATCGCGTGCGGCAATACCTGTCCGGTGCGCTGCCTGACCTGCCCGCGATCGAGCAGGCGGCCGAGCACCTGCATTGCTCGGTGCGCACGCTGAGCCGTCATCTGGCCGCGGAAGGCACGACCTACCAGGTGCTGAAGGACGAACTGCGGCGCGATATCGCGATCCAGCGGCTGACCGACACGCCCGATACGATCGCGGCGATCGGCGCGGATATCGGCTTTGACGACCCGAGCGCGTTTCATCGCGCGTTCCGGCACTGGACGGGGAGTACGCCGGGGACGTATCGGCGGCGCGCTTAG